ttgcccaaaacgtccgtaaataaattattttttatcatttaaactttttatgtatattattttcattttattttttaaataattcttatcaacctatatatatatatatatatatatatatatatatatatatatatatagttaattcaACACTTTGTTAACCTCTTAAATTGTATTGTGTAATTTTTGTTCATTTTGgtatgcattttcttttcttgaCGTATAATAGTCTTCAAATGTTACTGTTCTCCATAATCtgatgttattattgtttatactgtaatacagcacCCCctagtgtattaaaaaaaaaactcctattGCTTGATTATCTACCCTTTCCACTTAAAGCTATTTAATCAGTGCACTCTGTTATACAACATGTCAGCTCTGACAGAGTTGTTCACCTTGGATACCTTCCCTTCTCAATACCATTCCCTTCACTTTCTTCTTACAAAGTCACAATTCACGCAGGTATTCCTCAACAGAAATGATTCCACTTGTACCCTGCTGTCACCTCGGAGACATCAGGATCCAACTGACAGCAGGGTACAAGTGGGCCAGCTCTGAGAAGTTTTCTAATGGGCTGCTGCTAATACTTGCTTCTTGTCAGAAGTAAAACATCCTGGCAAGACAAGGGGATATGGTGGCAGTTCCTTACCATCCACTGCTTGGGGAAGACATTGCCCAGGGTAACCATTATCTGCTTGATTTGGATATATTAGAGTGCACACCTGTAATGCAGGGAATCAATACAGTAAATGCTTGCGTAGATTTTTAGAGAGATGGCCCAGATCCATGCTGCTTTGGAAGGTTCAAATCATGCACATAGAGTTCTCCAGTCTCTGTATGTTTCTGATTTTTTCCACATTATGTCTAAGCGATGGCAGTTCTTTCCCGGACAGCAGGAAGTTTGTGAATTCTGACTTTTCTAGTTTTCTTCCAGCACTGGAGTGCAGGTTTGATATCAGAGTGGTAGATATATCTAGATTGTTAAAGGAggacatactatatatatatatatatatatatatatatatatatattgtaagtcCTCCACGAGCATCAATAACAgtagttttaaatgttttgacAATAATATTTGTCATATAAAGAATCTTTGTCATATAATAACTTGAAAGACCATTTTGTTTACTTTATAGATACATTTTGCAGACGTTTgagtctgttttcttttttaaagtcagTTTCCTGGGTGGAATAAGTTTACAAGAAGAGCATGACCTTTGTGCATCCGGAGTTTCGGTCCAGCACCCTGGACCAGCTACTGCAAGTGCATTCACAGGCCATTGGAGATCTTAAGGTATTATTTAACAAGAAAGTCTTATTATACTTGGTGCATGCTTTAATATATTACACTATTTGATCAGCATATTTTGGGAAAATTGGTAGAtaatttctttaatttgagaAGCTATAAACAGATGTCAAAATCTGACACCATTATGTAGAGTACAGCAGCCCATGCAGTCTCATCATAAATGTTTCAAATTCTAACAccttttaatttgttattttatgtgTTAACGTTATGCAGGCtcacttgtttttattgtactcaAATATCTGTGTTGACTTAATAGAGTATGGCTGTATTGCATGCATTTGTTTGTAATTCGTCATTGTAGGTATTTTACAAGAGTGAGGcacatccaaaaaaaaacattcaacacaTGAAATAGTTTTAACCTCAGTGCTTGAcccacatttattattattttttgtataaacaggAATCTTAAGTTTGATCCCATTACAAAAAGTCATAAGGCATCCCTTGTCCCCTAGATCCCCTCTGCGAAGTGGCAGGATGTGGGCGGCCTGCAGCCCATGAAGAAAGAGATCCTGGATACCATCCAGCTGCCCCAGGAGCACTCTGACCTGCTGTCTCTGGGCCTGAGGCACTCTGGACTCTATGGACCACCTGGCTCTGGAAAAACCCTGCTGGTTAAAGCAGTGGCAACAGAGTGTTCCATgacatatctatctatatctatatctatatcttgAAAGTATGTGGATAGTATCTCTCAGACTTTTCTCCTGGATtcttatcaatcaatctttattttatataacgcctttcacagtggaccaccatcacaaagtgctttacaagacacagtaaaaaaaaaaaaaaaaaaaaaaaaaaaaaaaaagcataatacatgaaatacagtgaaaaatgcataatacatgaaatacagtgaaaaacaatgcataatacattaaataccaGGCTAGGATGTAAAAAGAATTCTAATTATGTATCCATGTCGCTCAGCCAATTTCAGTGTGTATCCTTCCATCTGTCCTACAAAATACTGCTCTCTATCCAATTGATGAGCGTGTGCAGGATTCTCTTTCAAACAGTAGCACAAAAAAATTAGACTTTGTAACTTTGAACCTTTaagggtgtgtgtcagtgtgacgcAGAATTGGTAAGTTACAAGAAATCCTTTTGGCTAACATGCCAATAGTTGAACACTACAGAATGCCATCCACTCCTGTGGATTGTATTTATTGTTGAATTTCTGTTGAAACCTGATTTTTCTGTCCTCTCTAGTGTAAAGGAGCCAGAACTGATACATATGTATGTGGGACAAAGTGAGGAAAATGTTAGTGAAAGTAAGGGCTAAAGACCGTTTTGTCCAAGTAAATATCTTCTGACCAAACataagaaacattttaatgtacatttaataTGTTTAGGGTTGTTATTTCATAGAAGGGGGGCATTTTTCAATACTGTCCATGTTATATGTGTGATTGTGAAGGTAATTTAATCCTTTTATACgtaattatttaaatgaaatgtgtgAGGAGGTTCACTGTAATGTTATATCCACTGAGCACAAAGGTGTTGACATTTGTTTTGCAGCTCCTGGTGCTCAGTTTGACTTAAATCCGAGCAGGCTTAATATATTCTCCTATTTCTGACTTTTATAaccctgtatttttttaatttaatctttGCTTCTTGTTTCAGTGTTTGGAAAGGCCAAGGCAGCAGCaccttgtattattttctttgatgAGCTGGACTCTCTTGCTCCCAACAGAGGTTGCAGTGGAGACTTGGGAGGAGTCATGAACAGGTAAACTGAGCCGTTAACCAGATATAGTTCTACTGCCAGGTCTAAAATATCTGGCCTTGTGGGGCAGTCCTCAGACATATAGACACAAATAAGGTTGGTGAATATTGTAAGGTCAGACCTGATTTCAGGGGACAAGCAAGGCATTGTAAGGAATAATTCACCTGATATCCAAGGGTTTTTAggggtttatttttgtttcaaaatgGTGGACATCATATtaaatcatttctttttttctttcagttaagCTTGATCAAAAAtctttacatctttttaaattaaatcacATAATGGAATGAGATGTAAGGTATTGCATA
This sequence is a window from Acipenser ruthenus chromosome 6, fAciRut3.2 maternal haplotype, whole genome shotgun sequence. Protein-coding genes within it:
- the LOC131737384 gene encoding peroxisomal ATPase PEX6-like, with protein sequence MTFVHPEFRSSTLDQLLQVHSQAIGDLKIPSAKWQDVGGLQPMKKEILDTIQLPQEHSDLLSLGLRHSGLYGPPGSGKTLLVKAVATECSMTYLSISISIS
- the LOC117410710 gene encoding peroxisomal ATPase PEX6-like, yielding MYVGQSEENVSEMFGKAKAAAPCIIFFDELDSLAPNRGCSGDLGGVMNRFKVDSSVSLHDVTERFPPQLTGVDMYTLCGRSG